The Paraburkholderia azotifigens nucleotide sequence CGGCTCCGCGGGCCTGAAGCTCGCGCCAGCTGAATACGATGCGGTCAAGTCCATTCCGGAGCACAGCCGGCAATTCCTTATCAAGCAGAGCGGTCAGGCAGGGCTCGCCGTGATGAAGCTCGATGGCATGGATGAAGAACTCAGCATCCTGTCCGGCACGCCGGACAACGCGGATCGGCTTGAAAGGCTCATTCGCGAGCTTGGCACCGACGATCCGGACGTGTGGCTGCCTCGTTACTACGCCGCTGTCGTTGGTAAGAAGCCGGGCCGTTACTAGGAGAGACGTCGTGAACCTCTTGAAACACACCGCAATTGCGCTCGCGCTGGCTGCCTCGTGCACCGGCGCACACGCGCAGATCATCACCGCCTGTCCGACCTGCGACCTCACCGTTGTGACTCAGGCGATGCAGCAGATCGCGCAATTAAAGGCACAGCTCGATCAGGCGCGACAGCAGTACGAAGCGATTACCGGGTCGGTCGGAGGCTACAGCAGCATGTTGCCAATGAGTATTTCGAGCCTTCGCGGGAACCTGCCGCAGAACTGGAGTCAGGTCTATTCCGACGCGATGAACAGTACCTCCAGCGTCTCCGGTTCCGCCTCGTCCATCCTCTCTCAGTTCGACAATCAGATCCGCGGCATGGGTCGCGGCGATGCGCTCAAATTCATCGACCAGCAGCTCCATGCAAAGGGGGCCTATGACCGGGCGATGACCGAACAGGCCTATGACAACCAGATGCGCGAACTGAACGACATGCAAACGCTCACGCAGCAGATCGGACAGGCCACGACGCAAAAGCAGATCGAGGACTTGCAGGCACGCATCCAGACCGCACAGGGCGCAATCCACGGCGAGCAAGCCAAGCTTCAGCTGATGGCGATGGGGCAGCAGGCGCAAGAGCAACTGTTGCGTCAGCAACAGGCAATCGCCCAGAAACGATACCTGCTCGGCGACGACAGCGAAACCAACACCGCACCGGATCTCACCGGCAATTAAGGATAACCACCATGAAGAAGTGTTTGCTCATTCTCGTAGCTCTCGTTCTCGTCGCTTGCAACAACAAGGAGGAAAGCCACACGCGGAGTTGGTATCGAGACCACGACGCGGAACGGAAAACGATGGTAGCTCAATGCAAGGACGACGCCGCGAAAGCGGTGACTCCCGAGTGCATGAACGCATCCAATGCCGAGTCCGATATCTATATCAACGGCAAAGACTATTACAAGAAGGGCGGCGACGCGAACAATGTGCCCAACTTGACCAACAAGTAGAGGAAACGCGATGGCCTACGATGGCGTAACCCAAATATTCAACTACATGGACGCGGTAACGACGCAAATCGTTGCTGAGAATGTGAGTCGAATTATTGGATGGGCCGCGCCGATTGCGGCGCTTGGCCTCACGATTCAGCTCACCATCGACGGCCTCGCTACGCTCTTGCGACCTAGCGGCGAGCCGCTGTCGCAGCTCGTAGAGAAGTTCGTCAAGTATTTTGCCATCGTAGCCATCGCCGGTGCCGGCGGGCTGTACGTAACGACTCTGGCGAGCACTGCCATGCACCTGCCAGACGAGCTAGGGTCGGTGCTGCTGTTGAATGGCTCTACCGCCAGCGGCAGCACGAGCGCCATAGCCGGCATGATCGATTCGGCGATGGACCACAGTCTTACGGTCATGAGAACGTTGTTCGATCAAGCAGGCATTACGTCAGAACGAGGGTTGGTCGCGCTGATACTCGGCATTGTTGTAATCATTTCCACACTGCTGATTTGCGGAATTGGGGCTATTTCGATCCTGCTCGCCAAATTCCTGCTGGCGATCACCGTATGTTTTGGGCCATTTTTCATCCTGCTCTTGATAGTCCCGCCGCTTGTTAGTTTCTTCGGGAACTGGCTTGGCTCAGTCCTTAACTACATTTTCCTCATTGCCATGACGGCGATGAGCTTTGGAATTTTCATGCACTTCTTCGACAACGCTATTTCAGCGGCGGCGAACCCCAATCCGAACTCAGGCGCACTGATGGCAATCATCACCGCCGGCATCATCACCGTTATGGCCGTTGTTCTCCTGAAGTCCCTGCCTGATCTAGCCGCGCGATGGACCAACGGCGTCAGTACGAAACTCGCCCAGCACCTTCCCCAGCCGCGTCCCTCTCCGACCGGCAATGGCGGAGGCAAGGGTAGCGGCGGCAACAGCGGTTCGGGCAGCGGTGGCGGTACCGGAAGCGGCAGCGGGTCCGGTTCGTCAGGTTCCGCCGGCCGATCGTCCGGCAGTTCCAGCGGCGCCAGTGACGGGTATTCATATGCACGAGGCTCCCAGGGATCAGTCGGTAGCTTCGGCGGGTCGGGCTCCAGCGGTAGTTCGTCCTCAGGTTCCGGCAGCAGCAGCTCGCCCGGCAGTTCACCTACCAGCTCCGGCAGTGCCAGCAGCGGTTACGCCCGAGGCTCCTAAGGCTCGCAGAACCGCTCCTAAAACCCGTCTCAGGGAGGAGTCGATGAACACTCGCCATATCGCTGCCGGTCTGATGGTGTTGACCTCATTTGCCGGATGCGCCCACGTTACGCCCCCGCCCGAGCCCGACATGACCAGGCTTGTTCCCGTCAACAAGACCATTCCCGAAGAGCTGCAGGGCCGTATCACGCCGCAGTCGCTCATGTCGAAAAATGCAGGAGGAACCGCACGATGATGAATCTGGCTCCTGGAAAACCGGGGAAGTCGGGCGTGACGCCGATCACCGCAAACGACATTGAGAAGTACAAGGAAGAGCGTCAAGGCCTCGAAGTCGATCTGCTTGATGAAGTCCTGACATCGCGCAAGCGGGCGTGGCAAGTCAGCGCTTCGGCCATCGGCTTCGGGTTCCTCTCGCTCGCCCTGGCAGGCTTCGTCATCTGGCGTTACAGCCAGCCGATTCCGGAACACATGCTGGTCATGGACCCGAAGACGGGCGCAGTCCAGCAGGTGTCACTGATGCCAGACGAAACCACGTCTTACGGCGAGGTTGTTGATAGCTACTGGATTGCCCAGTTTGTCATCCACCACGAAGGCTATGAGTTCTACTCGGCGCAGGCCGACTACGACTTCATCGGCCTAACGGCAACCGGCGAGGTTGCGGACAGGTACCAGAAACTCTGGAACGGCGCGGACGCGCCCGACAAGAAGCTTGGCGATACCGAAATGACCCGGGTCAACGTTTCGTCGGTCATTCTCGATCGCGACCACGGCATCGCGACGGTGCGTTACTCCACAACCAGAAAGTATCGTGCCCGTCCGAGCGATGAGCCGTCGAAATACTGGATCGCGACGGTTGCGTACAGGTACGCAACCAGGCCCATGACCGCGAAGCAGCGCTTCATCAACCCGTTTGGGTTGCAGGTGCTGGCCTTCCGGCCGAACGCCGAGGCTACGGAGAATTGAGCATGCGCCTTGCAATGATTCCCTTGCTTGCCGCGCTCGCGTTCACGGGCGTGCAGCACGCATGGGCCGTCGGCCCGAAGAAAGATTCTCCGTACGATCATCGCATCAAGTCGATCACCTACAACCCGATCGATACCGTTGAAGTCAATTGCGTGATTGGCCTCGCGCTGACGATTACGGTTGCACCTGGCGAGCGGTACGTTACGCACGCCTTTGGTGACCAGGCAGCGTGGGCGCTCTCACAGAACGGCAATCACATTTTCGTGCAGCCCACGCAGGCGAACAGCGACACGAACCTGGTGCTGGTTACCGATCGCCGCGTGTATCACCTGCTGCTGCACTTCATTGGCTCGAAAAAGGCCGACGATGGCAGTGCCGGCAACACGGCCGGGAGCTTCATCAGAACGCCGTGGGCAATGCGTTCGGCAACGATCGCGTTGAACTACAACTATCCGGACGACGACCGCCGCGCGGCGCTCGCGAAGACGAACGCGCAGCGCGTGAAGGATGCACTCGCGACGGCTTCCGATCAGGGGCTGGTGAACATGAGCTATGAACGGTCTTACGATCCGGCGATGAACGATATCACCCCCGTCAACGTGTGGGACAACTATCGCTTCACGTCTTTCAAGTTCCTCCCGAACGCCGAGTTGCCGACCATCACCTATATCAGCGCCAGCGGCAAGGAAACCGTACCTAACGTCCATATCGAAGGGACGAACCACAACATCATCGTCGCCGAACTGGTTGCCAGGGAGTGGCGAGTCCGGTCGGGCGGCAAGGTAATCGGTGTCCTCAACCGGAACTTCAATCCCGCGCTCGGCGCAAACCCGAGCGGTACGGTTTCGCCCAACGTTCGGCGGGTGCTCAAACAGGACAATGGAGATAACCGATGACCGACCGTCACGACACGCCCGAATCCGTACCGGACGGCCGGCAGCCGTTCGTGGCTGGTCCCAGGCGGTCTGTTCCGGGCCTTGCTGCCTTTCTTCTGCTGATGGTCGTGGTGGCTCTCGCGCTGATCGGTTTTCTCGCGTGGCACGCGTTGCATCCGAAAGCTCCCGACGCGGACCCGGCCAGCTCGAAGCGCGACCAGACGTTCGCCGGCGCGCTACCTCAACGTCACTTCACCGAGACGCCGGAGAATGCCCTACCGAGCAGTTCCCCGGAGGCAGCCCGTGCCCCTGCGATCAGCACGGAGGTCGCTGCACAAGGCCAGCAGCAGGCCTCACCGGAGGAACTGGCTAACCTGCGCCGCCTGGGGCGAAGCCAGGGCGGAACAGGCAACGCGCAGGGTGCCGGCGCACAAACCGACACCGGTGCAACCCCGCCGGCGCCGCCGGGTGGGTCGCCCGTCCAGCGCGTCAGCCAGAGCAGTGACACGCTCGACAGGGCCACGACCGCCGCACGGCCGCAAGCGGTCAACGCAACCATGCTCGCGCACCCGAGCCTCACGGTGCCGAGCGGCGTCATGATCCCGTGTGGCACCAAGACCGAGCTGGATACCACGCAGCCCGGTATGGTGTCGTGCCAGGTTAGCAGCGACGTCTATTCGGCTGATGGCAAGGTCAAGCTGGTCGACAAGGGCGCACACGTCGACGGCGAGATTGCCAGCGGCATCAAGATGGGCCAGAACCGCGTATTTGTGTTGTGGACTCGCGTGCGCAATCCGGACAACACCCTCGTCAACATCGACAGCCCAGGCACGAACGCCCTTGGCAGCTCCGGTATCCCCGGCCAGGTCGATACCCATTTCTGGACCCGGTTCGGCGGTGCCATGTTCATATCCGTGTTTTCAGATGTCGGACAGGCCCTCGTGCAGGTCGCCGCGAACAGCACGAACAAGTCCGGCAACGGCAATACCTATCTCAATCTCGACAACACGTCGAACACGTCCAACCAGCTTGCAGCCGAGGCGCTGCGCGCAACGATCGACATACCGCCGACGCTGTACGACCAGCAGGGCGACCGCGTGATGATCTACGTTCGCCGTGATCTTGATTTCAGTGACGTGTACACGCTCTCCATGGATAAGCCTCAATTATGAACGCACCTGCAAACATCAAGTATTTCGACAACCGTTCGTTGCTCTCGACGCTGGGGCCGCTCAATGAGTACCTGAGCGACCCCAACATCTACGAGCTGCGTGTGAACCGTTTCGGCCAGCTCGTGTGTGCGACCACGAAGGGGCGCGTCCTGCACGATGCGCCGTTTCTTACCCGGTCGTATCTCGAAAAGCTCACGAACACGCTGTTGAACGCCAACGGCCTGCCGCGCCGGCCCGTCAACGATGTGTTGTTGCCGGACGGCTCGCGCGGCGTCATCTGCTGGCCGCCGGCCGTTCTCGAAGGAACGGTGCTGATCGCGATCCGGAAGCATCTGGCCGTCGACAAGTCGCTCGAAGAGCTTGATGCAGAAGGGCGCTTCAAGAAGCTACAGATCCGCACGTTTGCGGACTCCCTGAAGCTCACACCGTTCGAAGAGGAAATGATTGCCCTGCGCGATAGCGGCGACTATGTGCGCTTTCTTAAACAGTCCATCACCTGCAAGTTCAACATCGCTATCGCCGGCGCGACCGGTTCGGGAAAATCGACGTTCACACGCACGCTCCTGAAGTATGTTCCGCGCAGTGAACGGGTGCTGATTCTGGAGGACACACACGAGGTTGGGTCCGACGATCACGACGAAATCGGCTACCTCGTGTACGGAGAACAGGAAGGCCGTCTATCGGCGCGGGAGTGCCTGAAAACCACCATGCGGCTGTCGCCGGACCGCATTTTCCTGACCGAGCTGCGCGACGATGCAGCGTGGGACTACATCAAGAGCGCGAACACCGGTCATCCCGGGGGCATCTTCTCGACGCACTCCAACAGCGCGGCCGAAACGCCGGGCCGCATCGCGGACCTTGTGAAGTCTTCTGAAGTCGGACGGATGCTCGACTACAAGATGATCTTGCGTACGATTCACGCGACGCTCGATCTGATTATCTACATGAAGGATTGGGACGTTGTTGAGCTGCTGTACGACCCGCTTTTCAAAAAGCAGAACGCTGCCAGGTGACGGGGCGCCTCATGCACATGATCCGTCGCACATACTGAGGAAACGACCATGAGTGAAAAAACCGCCCGGAAATCGTCGTCGCGCCTGCTGCTGCCGATCGTCAAGCGCGAACCTGAAAAAACGAAGGTCACAGCCAGCTTGCCGCAGGATGTACACGCCGACTTGCTCGCCTACCAGCGTGCCTATCAGGACATGAATGGCGCCGAAGTATCACTAGACTTCATTATCGAGCAGGTACTTATCCAGCACATGAAACGCGACAAAGCCTTCCAGACATGGAAGGTGACCAGCGATCGCACGCAGGCCTGAACTTTTGCCGGCTGCAGGCTGAGGCGAGGAAGGCGCTACTTAAGCCAGCCGAATGCGGCCCGCTGGAACAATGGGTTATCTATCTATCTGTCTATCTATCGCCTCGCGGACGAAGGCAACGCGAGCATGCAGGAAATCGCCGCACTGTTCGGCATTCACCGATCGACGTTGTTCCGGTGCCGCAGCGTGCAGAGCGCGCCGCGTAAAACCGTAAACAGGGTGGCCTCAAAATTCGGATTGTTTCGTACGTGACCACGCGTTTAGACAAGGTGTTTCGAACGTCGGCGAGCGACCCAAGTCGGCCATCCAGGTTCGCACACCCAGCGTCCGCTATTCCCTTTTCACCGGCCTTTCGAGCCCAGTCCGGCGGCTGCCCCCGGGTCGGTCTTTAGAAACGTTCATCGCACTTCAAAGAGCTGTCTGAAGTGCTAGCCGCTGGTGGTGGTCGGCCGACTGATCTTCTTCAGCTCCTCGATCGCGGCGACCACGGCCTTGTCGATGCCGCGCATCAGGTCGAGCGGATTCCGCCCGGCGACCACATACTTCAAGCCTTCTCGGACAATCGCTTGCGCGAGAAGGGTAGCGGAGGTGGTGCCATCGCCAGCCTCGTCGCTCGTTCTCGATGCGACTTCCTTGAGCAGTTGTGCGCCGATGTTCTGCAGCCTGTCGTTCAGTTCGATTTCCTTCGCGACCGACACACCGTCTTTCGTGACGGTCGGTCTACCGTAGCTGCGCTCGAGTACAACGTTGCGGCCCCTCGGCCCCAGCGTCACCTTCACCGCGTTGGCAAGAATGTTCACGCCTTCAACGAGCTTGGTGCGGGCCGCGTCACCGTAAATGACATTCTTGGCTGCCATGTGCAGACTCCCCCACAAGTTACATTAGCGGCCGAGTGAAGCCCCGCCCCCGGTACTGCTCGTCGTTATTGCGCTACCTGCACCTCGATCCGTCGCGGCTGCGCCTGTTCAATGCGTGGAATGCGTAGCGTCAGGACGCCGTCTTTCAAGCTGGCTTCGATCTTCGAGCCATCCAGTTCGCGACTCAATCTAAAGGCTCGGCGGTAGCGCGGCTCACCAATTTCGACGTGAAGCAGTTGCAGACCTTCCGGCGCCGCGACGGCAGCCTCTGCTTCAATCAGCAGGTGTTCACCTTCCATCTTGATTGCGAGGCGGTCCTTCGAGGCGCCCGGTAGGTCGGCGGTGATGGTAATTCCCGTCTCATCTTCGACGATGTCTACGGGCGGGATCAACGCCGCGGCCGTGCTCCTGGCCGACACGTTTTGCGGTTCACGCGTGGCAACTTGGGTTTCTTCGCTCATGGCAGTCTCCGCTTACTGGACCTGAATCAGGCGAGGCTTGGACGACTCGCGCTTCATCACGGTGACGCGCAGACAACCGTCCGCATATTTTGCCTCGACGCGAGCCGGGTCGGCATCGTCAGGCAGGCTGACGACGCGGCGAAACTTGCCGGCAAACCGTTCGTCCGCATAGACGATTTTGCGCTCGCCGGCGTCCGCAAGGGCGGACGGCCTTTCGCCGCTCAGGATAAGCAGGCCCTTGTCGATGGACACCTGCAGCGCCTGCGGGTCGACGCCTGCTACAAATGCGACCACTTCGATGGCGTCGACCGTACTTCCGATGTTGATTGGGGGAAATGTACCCCGAGCGCCGGCACGGATGCCGGCCGCAACGCCAAAGTTTCGAACGACGGCGTCCATCTGCTCCTGGAGGAGCCGCTCGAAGTCCGGAAATACGTCGGAAGAAAACCTCATGAATGAACCCTTCATGGCTGGATCTCCTTTCATCTCTCACCTAGCAGGCGAGTGCGGCCCTCGGCAACTTCGCCGAAAGGGCGGCCAAGGGCAGTCACTCGAACCTCACGTTGGGCGGGAAGGGGTGTGGCCGGCCTATATAATTTATAGATGGGAGCGGGCAAAAAAATACAAGAGATCGGATTGTCGAACGCGCTCGCCACACCGGAGCTGAGGCAGGCAATGCGCCTTGCACTCGATTCCAGGATCAGGAACAAATCAGCGTTTCCCTAGCTCGGCGATCGAATGGAGTCTGCCCGTTCCGCTTCGGTGCCGGGCTTTTTCTCGTACGCCAAACAAAAAGAAGCCGACGCTTGGCCGGCTTCTGCTGACTGCTCTTCAGCAGTCTCGCGACTGACGCTTATCAGACGCGCTGTCCCGTGGTTTGAGGCGCATTGGGCGTTTGAAATTTATGCTCGGCGCCGTCATTTTGAACTTCGGCTTGCTTGCGCTTGCCGTGCTCAACTTGCTGTGCGCGCCGCTGATTCGATGCTTGGCCTCGTCGCGGTTGTTCTCGGGTTGCTTTCGCTTCGTTATAAACTCCATTGTACTGCAAAGACCACCTGTCCGTGCGTCTAATTCGCCCTCCTAAAAATCGGATTCGGGAACCGCCCCTACGTTCAGCACAGAGTTGTAACCGCGGGCCGAAACGGCCGATGACTTGCCTGTTGGGGCGGGCTCCTGTGTGGTTCCCGGCTCCCGTGTTGTCGCCGCGAAAGCCGAGGGGCTTTTCCAGAGCTTAAGTCAGACCTTAGGTGTCTTCGAACGCATTCGGGGCTGCAGCCTTCAAAAACTCGTGGCCATCCCAGGTTAGCCGCCAATCTGTACCCATCGAGCGCACGAGATTTGCGTCGGCCAGCAGGTTCAAGTGATACGACACGCCCCGGTTCGAAACGTCGAACGCATTCTTGAGCGCGCTCTCAATGTCAAATTCGCTGAGGTGCGGGGACTTGTTTTCCTCGAGCGTCTTCAATATTGCCAATGCCAGATTCATCTCGCGTTTCACGATTTCCTCCTGTCGTAGACAGGATCACTCATCGAGATGGCGCCACCGGTACAACGTCTGCGCAACCTACCCGGGTGGGGCGCATTACGTGCCGCTTTGCGCTTCCACCCAGTTCCGTGGAGCGTGCGGAACATCACGACTTGGGTTGCGTCCACGATCTACCTTCGTTAGACGAAAGCGGCCTGGCCTTCCATCTAACTGAGAAGTTTCGACCCATCAGGCAAAATCCCTGTGCGGGTCGTCCAGCATTGTCCGTTTGATTGTTTTTTCGTGCTCGTCGCGAGCGGCTTCGCGCAGTGACAGGGACGAATCCCCGTCTGGCTTCTGCTCCGACCTGAGCCAGGCTGCACAAGTTACCTTCACCCTGCTGGATCCGATGAACTCTTTCACTTGTCGTGAGGCGGCGCGCTTCGCTTCGAGACGAGTGCATCAAAGTACTCGGCGGGCCGTCTTCTCGTCGGTGAGGGCTTGAGCAACGCTGGCTGGCGGTGCTGCAATCGATGTGACCCTGAGTCACTGACAGGGCCATCCCACGGTCCGAACGCGCCGGGTGAATCTCGACACCAGTCGTGTGCACCGTCCGGGAATCAACGTCTGGGTCCCCTCATACCTTCGGTTTCCATGGCCGCATTCCGCTCCTCGTCTGCCTCAATGGGTTCCATGGTCTCGTCGATGGAAGCTGTCGCCCGCTCCGCGGCTGCCCTGGTTTCGTCGACGGTGGCGCCGAGTCCTTCGTCTTCGTTGCCCGGTGGCTTCAGCATGTCTTCAAGCATGGCCGCCAACTCCGGCGTGTCCCACGGCGTGCCATGCTGCTTTTGCCTCTTTATGTAGTGCCTGACTTCTGCGTCCTGCTCCGGCGTCAAGGGAAGACCGCGAAAAGTGCTTTGGGGGGTAGCGTCGGCCATGGTGCTGCTCCGGGACTTGTCCTGTTTATAGTGTAGCCCCGCTGTGGAGAGGAGGCCTTAATTATCGGTCTGTGCATCGACTGACTCGTCCATTCGCATCAACTGTCCGGCGCGCGGATGTTACCAGTCGTGCTACTACGTGTCTGCGTAGCTTGCGCGATCGATGCTTGTGGCGGCGCCGGGTTAGCGCCATCAGGCGACGCTATGCCCGGGCGGAACAACGTGAGCAGATGACATGGTTGAGCAAAACGGCTGGAGGCGGAAGAGACGTACTCCGAACGTGACATACGTCCTTCGATTCATCTGCAGGCGGCCCCGGCGCTTCACGGTCGCGCGCGAAACCGACGCAAATTGCGATGGGTCATCAAGGGTGGCATGAGCCATGACAAAACTGTCCTGGCAGTTTACCGTCGCGCGCTCGCTCAAAATCGGTGCGCTCGTAGTTCCCGGCTGCGACCGGATCAGACATAGATGGGAGTATCGACCCAATTTGGATACCCATCGGTTACGAAACCGACTGGGCGCAGCGTTTCAGCCCAGATCTCGAAGCTGGCGTCTTCGACAAGCCGGAATGAAATTGCTCGTGTCACGGCGCTGCCAGTACGAGTTGAGGGCTGCTGCAAAAGATGTGGGCGATGTCCACCTGAAGGCGAAGGCAGAAGAAAAATAGGTCTACCATTGATCTTTCCGTCTTGTTGCGGCGCTGGAACCGGAGGTCTTCATGCAACGAACAGTCGAATATCGCGGGTTCGAAATTCACATTGATCTACTTTCCACATCGACGGATATGTTCGATGTCTGGTTTCGCATCGACGGACCCATCAAGCCTCCTGGTGTGGCAGCGCTCGGCGAGCGCATCAAAATCCGAGGTGGCCCGTTTTCCCGACGTTGGGCCTATTTTGTTGCGGAGATCGCCGGTCACGCCGCTGTCGATGTAATCCTCGGGCCCGCTGATTAGACATGAGCTGCGGGACGCGTCGTACCGGGTAAGGAGGGTGTTACAAGCTGCACGTGCGCTGCCTTCGTTGTGCGCCAAATTTCCTCGAAGAGCGAAAAGAACAGCGAGACGCGGCGGAGAACGCGACGGGTGATGACATGCCCGTTACACCGGACAGCAAGACACGAGACGTTGATGAAGATCAGGCAGAACACCGAAACAGTGGTGAGAAACGCAAGAGGGTGCCCAGAAACGGCAGGTTTCCCTGAAATCGAGGCTCGGTGAATGAGTACGGCTGATGCTTTTCCTCCGGTCACCTAAAATATAACTAATGCTCCAACCTCAAGGGAGGCTGCCATGAGCCAGTCAATGATCAGCTTTGTAGTGGGGATTGCGGTGGTGCTATGCGTCGCGGTATTTGCAGCCACACGGTATAGGCGAGAACACAAGGACGGGTCCGTTGTCCGTTGGCTAGACACGCATCCGATCCGCGAATGGATGCGTCA carries:
- a CDS encoding Hsp20/alpha crystallin family protein, yielding MSEETQVATREPQNVSARSTAAALIPPVDIVEDETGITITADLPGASKDRLAIKMEGEHLLIEAEAAVAAPEGLQLLHVEIGEPRYRRAFRLSRELDGSKIEASLKDGVLTLRIPRIEQAQPRRIEVQVAQ
- a CDS encoding TrbG/VirB9 family P-type conjugative transfer protein; this translates as MRLAMIPLLAALAFTGVQHAWAVGPKKDSPYDHRIKSITYNPIDTVEVNCVIGLALTITVAPGERYVTHAFGDQAAWALSQNGNHIFVQPTQANSDTNLVLVTDRRVYHLLLHFIGSKKADDGSAGNTAGSFIRTPWAMRSATIALNYNYPDDDRRAALAKTNAQRVKDALATASDQGLVNMSYERSYDPAMNDITPVNVWDNYRFTSFKFLPNAELPTITYISASGKETVPNVHIEGTNHNIIVAELVAREWRVRSGGKVIGVLNRNFNPALGANPSGTVSPNVRRVLKQDNGDNR
- a CDS encoding type IV secretion system protein, whose product is MAYDGVTQIFNYMDAVTTQIVAENVSRIIGWAAPIAALGLTIQLTIDGLATLLRPSGEPLSQLVEKFVKYFAIVAIAGAGGLYVTTLASTAMHLPDELGSVLLLNGSTASGSTSAIAGMIDSAMDHSLTVMRTLFDQAGITSERGLVALILGIVVIISTLLICGIGAISILLAKFLLAITVCFGPFFILLLIVPPLVSFFGNWLGSVLNYIFLIAMTAMSFGIFMHFFDNAISAAANPNPNSGALMAIITAGIITVMAVVLLKSLPDLAARWTNGVSTKLAQHLPQPRPSPTGNGGGKGSGGNSGSGSGGGTGSGSGSGSSGSAGRSSGSSSGASDGYSYARGSQGSVGSFGGSGSSGSSSSGSGSSSSPGSSPTSSGSASSGYARGS
- the virB10 gene encoding type IV secretion system protein VirB10, whose translation is MTDRHDTPESVPDGRQPFVAGPRRSVPGLAAFLLLMVVVALALIGFLAWHALHPKAPDADPASSKRDQTFAGALPQRHFTETPENALPSSSPEAARAPAISTEVAAQGQQQASPEELANLRRLGRSQGGTGNAQGAGAQTDTGATPPAPPGGSPVQRVSQSSDTLDRATTAARPQAVNATMLAHPSLTVPSGVMIPCGTKTELDTTQPGMVSCQVSSDVYSADGKVKLVDKGAHVDGEIASGIKMGQNRVFVLWTRVRNPDNTLVNIDSPGTNALGSSGIPGQVDTHFWTRFGGAMFISVFSDVGQALVQVAANSTNKSGNGNTYLNLDNTSNTSNQLAAEALRATIDIPPTLYDQQGDRVMIYVRRDLDFSDVYTLSMDKPQL
- a CDS encoding virB8 family protein is translated as MMNLAPGKPGKSGVTPITANDIEKYKEERQGLEVDLLDEVLTSRKRAWQVSASAIGFGFLSLALAGFVIWRYSQPIPEHMLVMDPKTGAVQQVSLMPDETTSYGEVVDSYWIAQFVIHHEGYEFYSAQADYDFIGLTATGEVADRYQKLWNGADAPDKKLGDTEMTRVNVSSVILDRDHGIATVRYSTTRKYRARPSDEPSKYWIATVAYRYATRPMTAKQRFINPFGLQVLAFRPNAEATEN
- a CDS encoding EexN family lipoprotein, which translates into the protein MKKCLLILVALVLVACNNKEESHTRSWYRDHDAERKTMVAQCKDDAAKAVTPECMNASNAESDIYINGKDYYKKGGDANNVPNLTNK
- a CDS encoding Hsp20/alpha crystallin family protein; this encodes MKGSFMRFSSDVFPDFERLLQEQMDAVVRNFGVAAGIRAGARGTFPPINIGSTVDAIEVVAFVAGVDPQALQVSIDKGLLILSGERPSALADAGERKIVYADERFAGKFRRVVSLPDDADPARVEAKYADGCLRVTVMKRESSKPRLIQVQ
- a CDS encoding type IV secretion system protein, with the translated sequence MNLLKHTAIALALAASCTGAHAQIITACPTCDLTVVTQAMQQIAQLKAQLDQARQQYEAITGSVGGYSSMLPMSISSLRGNLPQNWSQVYSDAMNSTSSVSGSASSILSQFDNQIRGMGRGDALKFIDQQLHAKGAYDRAMTEQAYDNQMRELNDMQTLTQQIGQATTQKQIEDLQARIQTAQGAIHGEQAKLQLMAMGQQAQEQLLRQQQAIAQKRYLLGDDSETNTAPDLTGN
- a CDS encoding DUF2513 domain-containing protein — protein: MKREMNLALAILKTLEENKSPHLSEFDIESALKNAFDVSNRGVSYHLNLLADANLVRSMGTDWRLTWDGHEFLKAAAPNAFEDT
- a CDS encoding DUF2274 domain-containing protein — encoded protein: MSEKTARKSSSRLLLPIVKREPEKTKVTASLPQDVHADLLAYQRAYQDMNGAEVSLDFIIEQVLIQHMKRDKAFQTWKVTSDRTQA
- a CDS encoding ATPase, T2SS/T4P/T4SS family encodes the protein MNAPANIKYFDNRSLLSTLGPLNEYLSDPNIYELRVNRFGQLVCATTKGRVLHDAPFLTRSYLEKLTNTLLNANGLPRRPVNDVLLPDGSRGVICWPPAVLEGTVLIAIRKHLAVDKSLEELDAEGRFKKLQIRTFADSLKLTPFEEEMIALRDSGDYVRFLKQSITCKFNIAIAGATGSGKSTFTRTLLKYVPRSERVLILEDTHEVGSDDHDEIGYLVYGEQEGRLSARECLKTTMRLSPDRIFLTELRDDAAWDYIKSANTGHPGGIFSTHSNSAAETPGRIADLVKSSEVGRMLDYKMILRTIHATLDLIIYMKDWDVVELLYDPLFKKQNAAR